AAACAGGATCCCAGAAACATGGATGCAGAATTCAGTATCAATAACAGTTATGTTTACAATGAGATCCATCCCTGTTACGAATCTAATAATGCAACTTACATATTTATAAATCAGCCGTTTACAGGATGTGTATTATTATACATGTTCCTTGGGTTGTTATGTGTCGTCACAATATGTGGGAACTTTCTGGTAATAATCTCCATTATTTACTTCAAACAGCTTCACACTCCAACTAACTACCTGATCCTCTCTCTGGCTGTGGCTGATCTGCTTGTCGGTGTTGTTGTGTTTCCTTTCAGCATGGCGTTCACAGTAACCTCATGTTGGTATCATGATGATATGTTCTGCAAAATACGAGGCAGCGTTGATGTGACCCTGAGCACTGCTTCTATTCTCAACTTATGCTGCATCTCTGTTGACAGATATTATGCAGTGTGTCATCCTCTCACTTACAGAAGTAAAATACATAATCATGTTATTGTGCTGATGATCCTGGTGAGTTGGAGTGTTTCTGCTCTCATTGGAATCAGCATCGTAATTGCAGGATTCAATCAAGGCAAATGTCAAGATCGATGTTTAATAGATGCTCTTATATCGACCACTCTGGCGTGTATTTTTTCGTTTTACATCCCTGTGATCGTCATGCTGTGCATTTATCTGAAGATTTTCCTCGTAGCACAGAAACAGGCAAACACCATCCACGGCACAAAGACCAGAGCAACAGTCAGTAAGATGGAGAAAAAAGCAACCAAAACTCTCGCCATCGTTCTGGGAGTTTTTATCTTGTGTTGGACTCCTTACTTTGTTTGTATGATTTTTCAGCCTTTAACACATGAATTCACACCGGTTTCTGTAATTGAATCACTGAACTGGCTTACTTTGTCAAATTCAATGCTTAATCCTTTTATTTATGCGTTTTTCTACAGCTGGTTCAGATCAGCTTTCAAAATGATCATTTCGGGAAAAATATTTCACTGTGATTTTTCCAACTCAAAACTGTTTTAAATGAAGAAATTTTGACTACAAAGAGTGTCAAAATAAAGATGAACATTTACTCTCTGTATATATATCACACTTTTCAAAATCAAAACTGTGTAGTTTTCATTTAGCAACACAAACAATATTCTAAAATACATCATTTTTACTTCTCAACAATAATGCCTGTTTTAACCAGGGGAGTGGCAAAAGAAATTCATTTAATTCATAGTTGTGTTCTGGCcaagataacatttatttatttttaacttgcATTAGAATTTAGAAATATGTTATGTGTGAAACTCACTGTTCACATGGGGATAGTGACCATTTGAATTTCTGATCCAGTTTCACATTATATACCAATACTATACAAGATGTTCTCAAAAATTTCTAATCACTACATTTTTGAAATCCAAGTACACTTTTCTCTTCTAAAGTTTTCTGTTCTAAGTAATGGAACAACAGTTCAAACAGAATCTCAGGGATCATATTGAGCAAATTATGTTACATTATCAATTTTCTCATATTCTAAGTTAACTTTCTAACATGATCCTCAAGTACAGCATGGGGTTATCTTTTTGCAAAATCCTgggtataatttaaaaaaataaagcaaacatgcagcaaaaataatgataattatCCTATTTTATGACAAGGCACTAAgcataaaatacatttaaaatactTAATGAGTTGACAAATTCATATGCTCATGAAGTGCAATCAAATGTTTAACTTAAAATACTTTAtgaatccaaataaataaacaataatgatgaaaataaattgctTGACTGCGGCCTACAGAGAGttaatctgttgtgtgttggggggtgtggctggatgttttggtgttcttttcttttctttgctcttcaggtggcatggaaactgatttgtctgtggagaaggtgctggctgaagaatcctcaccctcatcaacatcatgtgtagcacctgtgactggtgctcacatgcaaccttaaagactttcagctgaagcagataattggatggcattctgcatttaaggcatgtgtgattcaagcagaactgccgggaactcgaccttgtgatgttcgtttgtgagacgctgaggaccgcgcctgggtttgacacatcgagcccgtgaagcagggaagggtgaggacacatgctgtcagcacacattaaagagagtcggtttgtcgtgtccacctggggggtgtttggcggtggtagtgagtccaggagcgccgggctttgatccttgcgggcgctggagagcgtgccaacagtcactccaccagagggacgctgtttttgtttttacaccttttatgcacagtgggtgtaataaatatattgtttttggaaccgcttttctggttatttgtagcgctgggttccgtctgacgcaggtccgctcctcaacccgcgtcgacacataacataatcaGTCCTACAGCCTGAGGGAAGAAACTATTGAACAGCACAGCAGGCCTTGTTTCGGCAAAGCAACACCTCCTGCCACATGGCAAAAGATGGAACATAATGTGAGAACAGTGGGAGATGTCTTTGACATAGAGGGCTTTCTTTCTGCATCTGTCCCTGTATATACCCTCCATGGAGGGGAGTGAGACACTGATGACCTTTTCAGGCATCCTCACAACAAGTTGTAAAGTCTTCCTGTGGGACACGCTACAGCTTCTGAACCGAGATGTAATGCAGCTCGTCAGGATACCGTCCACACCTCCCTGATAGGAAGAGATCAGGATGAGGGATACCTCATCCTGACCCgaagtgcctctggaggaggctCTCTTAGCCACGTGCATGGTGTTGAGTGCCCATTAATGATCTTTGTTGCACGAGAGGCCAACTAATTTATTGCCTTCTAACCCTCTTAACAGAAGAGCCACTGATGTACATCTCCCCTATATTGAATCTATTTTATTTTAGGGCTTGCTGTCTTGATTCAGAACCTCACCCTAAAAAATAAAGGCTCTCTGAATCAAATTGTGAGGTGGTCTAGTTGGCTGACTGGTGAGCCACATCCTAACCCAGAGTCCCTATATACCACACAGTCACAGAGGATGTCTGGTTTTATTTTGAAGGATGGCTCCCACCAAATACAAGGTGAATTTCAGCCTCTTCTATCAGGCCACAGACACAAACTGCCAGTCTGCAAAACCAGGTGATATAAagacagctttgttcctgcagccaaTAAAACCGAGCAAGTATTTATGGGTTAGCATGTTGATTGCATGGCTCTTTTAATATAGCTCGTATTTATCTGTTTATTCTTATGCTGTGTTTATTTACTTGCACTGGGCCCTGTCTTTTAGGATGAAGCACTTCTGTCACTGTTTTTATCATGTGGAGGAACTGTAAACCAAACCTGCCTTCCGGTAAAAATAAAGTTACCTTGACCCTAAATGCTCAGACGTTGATCTGAATCCACAACAGACTCTTTGGTCTTTTCGACATTGAGAGATAGGTTGTCAAACCTACCCCAACCTACCAGCTGTTAAACTTCCTCTCTGTAGGATGTCTCATCATCACTGCAGATCAGCCCCACTACAACAGTGTCATCCACAAATTCGATCAGCTGGATTGTGTTGGACTTTGGAGCACAGACGTGTGAGATAAATGAAAAGCAATGGACTGAGCAGGCAGCCCTGAGGAGCCCCCTTGCCAGCAACTACAATCAAATGGTCTGGATAGACCATCTACAACTCACATgggaaaagttatttttttcagTGCTCCACACTAATAGTTGCCTAATAATGGTGCACACACGTGCTCCCCtgagaaaacaaaaccaattttTCTTTGTTAAATATGCAGGTATGAGGTTTATTAACATTCTTGATTGACTGATGAGACACCTGCCTGTTAAGTAGGATGCCTTAATACAACAATGTCTTGCTTATATTAACACCTACCTGCTAAAAATGTAATTAttctttgatttaaaaaaaaatatacattgtTAAAAGTATGTAAAGTCGATTGAAGACAGACTGATATTTGGTTTTTGTGACTCATGCACAAAGAAATGTGAAGTACTCCATTTGATTGGACAACAGAAGATTGACATCACATGATAATGAGAGGGGAGTTGATATATAGTTATATAAATATCCAGCATGTCCAAATGTTTTCCGCCGTCTGTGCACAAGGACGCCTGATTGATAGATGGCTCAGATATATGGTGATATATGATCAAGCACATGTGAATGCATGCACTGTTTATTCTGAGAACTCATGTTGTGTTAGTCATGAAATGATACCAAAGTAGTTTTAAGGTTTGCAGTTAATGATCAGTGCTGGAAAACAAACAGGATCCCAGAAACATGGATGCAGAATTCAGTATCAATAACAGTTATGTTTACAATGAGATCCATCCCTGTTACGAATCTAATAATGCAACTTACATATTTATAAATCATCCCTTTACAGCATGTGTATTATTATACATGTTCCTTGGGTTGTTATGTGTCGTCACAATATGTGGGAACTTTCTGATAATAATCTCAATCATTTACTTCAAACAGCTTCACACTCCAACTAACTACCTGATCCTCTCTCTGGCTGTAGCCGATTTGCATGTCGGTGTTGTTGTGTTTCCTTTCAGCATGGTGGTCATGGTAACCTCGTGTTGGTATCATGATGATATGTTCTGCAAAATACGAGGCAGCTTTGATGTGACCCTGAGCACTGCTTCTATTCTCAACTTATGCTGCATCTCTGTTGACAGATATTATGCAGTGTGTCATCCTCTCACTTACAGAAGTAAAATACACAATTGTGTTATTGTGCTGATGATCCTGGTGAGTTGGAGTGTTTCTGCTCTCATTGGAATTGGCATCATAATTGCAGGATTCAATCAAGGCAAATGTGAAGATCGATGTTTAATAGATGCTCTTATATCGACCACTCTGGCATATATTTTTTCGTTTTACATCCCTGTGATCATCATGCTGTGCATTTATCTGAAGATTTTCCTCGTAGCACAGAAACAGGCAAACACCATCCACAGCACAAAGACCAGAGCAACAGTCAGTAAGATGGAGAAAAAAGCAACCAAAACTCTCGCCATCGTTCTGGGAGTTTTTATCTTGTGTTGGACTCCTTACTTTGTTTGTATGATTTTTCAGCCTTTAACACATGAATTCACACCAGTTCCTGTAATTGAAACACTGAACTGGCTTGCTTTGTCAAATTCAATGCTTAATCcttttatttatgcatttttctACAGCTGGTTCAGATCAGCTTTCAAAATTATCATTTCAGGAAAAATATTTCACTGTGATGTTTCTAACTCGAAACTGTTTTAAATGAAGAGTTTTTGAATACAAGTGTCAAAATAAAGATGAAAATTTTGTCACTATTTAACACCAAAACTCTCATTTTCATTTAACTTTTTTGAAGAGCAACAGAATGTATCCAGAGATTTCAGCAACCCAGGCAATATTCTAAAATAATTAATCGGTACTTTTCAACAATAATGCCTGATTTAACCAGGAGAGTGGGAaaagaaattaatttaatttgtactTGTGTCCTGGCCACAGCATCACATATTGACAGggcgaacacaaaaacactccttggtttcaaatatttaaaatatcaaacattacatgaataattttacaattttagtATCTACAATTGTagaaactcaagttttttttctc
The sequence above is drawn from the Thalassophryne amazonica chromosome 21, fThaAma1.1, whole genome shotgun sequence genome and encodes:
- the LOC117502791 gene encoding trace amine-associated receptor 1-like, with translation MDAEFSINNSYVYNEIHPCYESNNATYIFINQPFTGCVLLYMFLGLLCVVTICGNFLVIISIIYFKQLHTPTNYLILSLAVADLLVGVVVFPFSMAFTVTSCWYHDDMFCKIRGSVDVTLSTASILNLCCISVDRYYAVCHPLTYRSKIHNHVIVLMILVSWSVSALIGISIVIAGFNQGKCQDRCLIDALISTTLACIFSFYIPVIVMLCIYLKIFLVAQKQANTIHGTKTRATVSKMEKKATKTLAIVLGVFILCWTPYFVCMIFQPLTHEFTPVSVIESLNWLTLSNSMLNPFIYAFFYSWFRSAFKMIISGKIFHCDFSNSKLF
- the LOC117502792 gene encoding trace amine-associated receptor 1-like, whose amino-acid sequence is MDAEFSINNSYVYNEIHPCYESNNATYIFINHPFTACVLLYMFLGLLCVVTICGNFLIIISIIYFKQLHTPTNYLILSLAVADLHVGVVVFPFSMVVMVTSCWYHDDMFCKIRGSFDVTLSTASILNLCCISVDRYYAVCHPLTYRSKIHNCVIVLMILVSWSVSALIGIGIIIAGFNQGKCEDRCLIDALISTTLAYIFSFYIPVIIMLCIYLKIFLVAQKQANTIHSTKTRATVSKMEKKATKTLAIVLGVFILCWTPYFVCMIFQPLTHEFTPVPVIETLNWLALSNSMLNPFIYAFFYSWFRSAFKIIISGKIFHCDVSNSKLF